A segment of the Rattus norvegicus strain BN/NHsdMcwi chromosome 16, GRCr8, whole genome shotgun sequence genome:
ATTATGAGTTCACCAGTACACAGTCCGTGCTTTCACTGTAACTGTGCAAAGGTTGAACATGTGCATCTCTACCTAGACAACTCTGTGTTCACATGGTCCACTGTATTATGCTGCATAGATCTCcacttttgataaatctctatTGGGTATTCCAATATTTACTGAACCTCCATTACAAATGAAAGAAGTGCATTCACCAAGGCCTCAGAAATATCGATTGAAGGATAAAGTGCTATTCCAAGGTGGAGGTGACAGCAACATCCACTTTGGAGCATTGGCATTGAACAGCCCTATCACTTGGACCTAGCATGGGAGAAAAAATTTCTTAATGCATGTTACTGGGTCCTGACAATGATGTACAGAATAAATActtagacatacacacacacacacacacacacacacacacacacacacacacacacacacacacaaatacacactcacacacacatacacacaaagtgaGAGAgaacaacaaagagagagagagagagacagacagagatagactgagacagaacagagagagacagagacagagagatacagagagacagatagagaaagagaaagagacagagacagagaaactgagagacagagagacagagagagagacagagagaggcaaagagagatagagagacagagagagagaaagagagtgacagagaaagagacatggAGAGCAACAGGAGagtgacacacagagagagagacagagacagagagagagagagagagagacagagacagagacagagagagatagggagagacagagacagaaacagaaagacccaGGATCAACAGAATGATGTGAAAACTATGGGCTTTGCAATTGGCACTCACCTCAGGAACAGCTGGTCCAGTACCAGTAGGGGGGTGTCAAATCTTTGGTATATGATCGAAAAGGCAGGGACATAGAAGGTGTCCCCTTCCTGCAGAGAAGGCCCCAGCTTGTTCCCTAGCTTAACCACAGCCTCTGTACTAATGCTGGAGTCTCTATAGGGCTCGCTCAGGTCCTGTGCTGCAGAATCATTCTCACTCTGAGGAAAGATAAAGGCAAAAGTTTCAAAAGGTCACTGGTCTACAACATTCTGATTGGATCTACTTATTACAAATTTTCCTGAATTATTATCTGCTAAAAATGGAGAAACCCCGAGTAGTTACCTTGTCTGTGTGTTCCTGGCTTTGATTGGTCTTGGTCGATGATCTTACCTTTCGGGAAAATGGCCACAGGCGTCGAAGACAAGAGCGAACCCTGTGCCTCCAGACACAACCGTGGCCTTCCCCATTGTCTTTCTTGAGGCCCGAGCCTCGAGCAGTCCGAAGACAGCAAGAGAACATCCTTCCCTCTCAACTGTCTCTGGCAAGTGAGCCTGCAGGCCTTCCTCTAACCAGTGTGTTGCCTGGTTACCAAGGTTCTGTATTGTTAGGTCATTTTGAAGAGGGTGGTTCCATCACTGTCCCTTCTTCAACAGAACATTCCTTAAAGGCTCCCATGCCCCCTGCCATTTCCTAGGTACACAAATCAACATAGGTAGATATCAGTTTTGCAAGCTGAGTCTCTCCTTTTGAGCTGCATCTGTAACCATACTCATAAATTCAGCCCTAACTTTCCCAATTTACCATAAACAAACCCTAGGCTAATCTCCTTGCATTTACATGACCTTGTATGTGTTCTGTGTGGAATGAgatcacatgcatgcctgtgacAGCAGCAGCCCCACAATGTCAGTGTGCCTGCCTAGGAATTGTCTTTCACAGAGTCGGTTTCTACCATGATGATCATTTTAGGGCTTAAGCCAGTAGCTTTATAGCCCTTTGTGATCCTCTGACCTAGGATCATCCAATCACTTACAAGATGGACGCTGGCCCCCTAGCACTGTTTCAGAGTGGATTCATCCTCCATTACTTCTTCTTTGAATTCCTGCTTGAGTCCTGGATCTGATTCTCTCCAATGGTCGGCTGTGACCTGTCATCTGCAAGaaaactttctctttccttcgTATCATTTAATCCTCCTGCTTGTCAAAGCAACTGAATGAAACCTGAACAGAACACACCACACTTTCTCTGTGCCCATCATGTGTCATGTGGCAGCCATCACCTCTCTAGTTCCTAATCATTCTTCCTCCCTCTATCCCATCTCTTCCGTTAtactctgtttcctt
Coding sequences within it:
- the LOC134482320 gene encoding ral guanine nucleotide dissociation stimulator-like — its product is MFSCCLRTARGSGLKKDNGEGHGCVWRHRVRSCLRRLWPFSRKVRSSTKTNQSQEHTDKSENDSAAQDLSEPYRDSSISTEAVVKLGNKLGPSLQEGDTFYVPAFSIIYQRFDTPLLVLDQLFLRYANFSPYCEEDEQINNALCSFLETWMDKNTEDYCEPSELFILKYIKAYFDVCMEHLDLSVQVNRFMTLMQDNQAKDSQPSMSKAQI